One region of Methanobacterium sp. Maddingley MBC34 genomic DNA includes:
- a CDS encoding NADP oxidoreductase (PFAM: NADP oxidoreductase coenzyme F420-dependent~TIGRFAM: NADPH-dependent F420 reductase): MKIAIIGGTGGQGLGIAIRFVQAGEDVIIGSRTIEKAQAAVDKVKDLLDDVGNLKAAENSDAAAEAELLVLTVPLAAQKSTLLSIKEGAKGKTLLDATGPLESAIGGSPITYLDLWDGAAAERSAKILKDANVICAFNNISSAALMNFNEPIDCDCLISGDDADSKVVATELIEKIPGVNVIDCGPLSRAKIIEKITPLLIGLNIRNKTQFGGIRITGLGK; encoded by the coding sequence ATGAAAATAGCTATTATTGGTGGAACCGGCGGACAGGGTTTAGGAATCGCAATACGTTTTGTACAGGCAGGAGAAGATGTTATAATCGGTTCAAGAACCATAGAAAAAGCCCAAGCAGCAGTAGATAAAGTCAAAGATCTCTTAGACGATGTTGGAAACTTAAAAGCTGCCGAAAATTCTGATGCTGCAGCAGAAGCAGAACTATTAGTTTTAACTGTACCATTAGCAGCCCAAAAATCAACCTTACTCTCAATCAAAGAAGGAGCAAAAGGTAAAACATTACTAGACGCTACAGGACCTTTAGAATCAGCCATTGGAGGATCCCCCATAACCTACCTGGATCTTTGGGATGGGGCAGCAGCAGAAAGATCAGCAAAAATCCTGAAAGATGCCAATGTAATCTGCGCATTTAATAACATCAGCTCAGCAGCCTTAATGAACTTCAATGAACCCATAGACTGCGATTGCCTCATTTCAGGAGACGATGCCGATTCCAAAGTTGTGGCCACTGAATTGATAGAAAAAATCCCCGGTGTAAACGTTATTGACTGCGGACCACTATCACGGGCCAAAATCATAGAAAAAATCACCCCACTCTTAATCGGACTAAACATAAGAAACAAAACCCAATTCGGAGGAATAAGAATCACCGGATTAGGCAAATAA
- a CDS encoding dehydrogenase of unknown specificity (PFAM: short chain dehydrogenase), whose amino-acid sequence MKLENKVVLVTGASSGIRNEIAKLIAKEGASVVVVAKRNENLENLVKQIETKGGKALAVEGDLNPEEKMQTAFNAAINKFGKLDIVINSAGIADIIAPVADIGEGVWEVDLKVDLTGTI is encoded by the coding sequence ATGAAATTAGAAAACAAGGTTGTGCTGGTTACTGGAGCAAGTTCAGGAATAAGGAATGAAATCGCCAAACTCATTGCAAAAGAAGGTGCATCTGTTGTTGTGGTTGCCAAGAGGAATGAAAACCTGGAAAATCTTGTCAAACAAATAGAAACTAAAGGTGGAAAAGCCCTTGCGGTTGAAGGAGATCTTAATCCCGAAGAAAAAATGCAAACTGCCTTTAATGCGGCTATAAATAAGTTTGGGAAACTGGACATAGTCATTAACAGTGCAGGAATAGCAGACATAATCGCCCCAGTCGCGGATATTGGCGAGGGTGTTTGGGAAGTTGATCTCAAAGTTGATTTGACAGGAACTATTTAA